A single genomic interval of Flavobacterium sp. N2820 harbors:
- a CDS encoding LytR/AlgR family response regulator transcription factor, with protein MNIIIIEDEKPAARLLQRKVEKLGLQVNTMLHSVEESITWFQNNAHPDLIFLDIQLSDGLSFEIFEKIDIKSAVIFTTAYDEYALRAFKLNSIDYLLKPIDEDELEVAINKFKVRTQVQNFSLDFEAIKRMLVNPVAKEYKKRFSVKIGQQLKVISIDEVECFYSENKGTYIHTLDNRDYLIDATLEVLETEINPKDFYRVSRKFIVPLKAVKEIQVYSNSRLKIILPTYKDDEVIVARERVSDFKEWIG; from the coding sequence ATGAATATTATCATTATCGAAGACGAAAAACCAGCAGCACGTTTATTGCAACGAAAGGTAGAAAAATTAGGTTTGCAAGTGAATACCATGTTGCATTCTGTGGAAGAATCAATTACTTGGTTTCAAAACAACGCACATCCTGATTTGATTTTTTTAGACATTCAATTATCTGATGGTCTATCGTTTGAGATTTTTGAGAAAATTGATATTAAAAGCGCCGTCATTTTTACAACAGCTTATGATGAGTATGCTTTGCGCGCTTTCAAATTAAATAGTATTGATTATTTACTAAAACCAATAGATGAAGATGAATTGGAAGTAGCCATCAATAAATTCAAAGTTAGAACGCAAGTGCAAAACTTTTCATTAGATTTTGAAGCCATTAAACGCATGTTGGTCAATCCGGTGGCAAAAGAATACAAAAAGCGATTTTCTGTAAAAATTGGGCAACAATTAAAAGTAATTTCTATTGATGAAGTTGAATGTTTTTATAGCGAAAACAAAGGAACGTATATACATACTTTAGACAATCGCGATTATTTAATTGATGCGACTTTAGAAGTTTTAGAAACCGAAATTAATCCAAAAGACTTTTATCGTGTAAGCCGAAAATTCATAGTTCCGTTGAAAGCGGTTAAAGAAATTCAAGTCTATTCTAATTCGAGATTAAAAATTATTCTTCCTACATACAAAGACGATGAGGTTATTGTCGCTAGAGAACGCGTGAGTGATTTTAAAGAGTGGATTGGTTGA
- a CDS encoding 2TM domain-containing protein, whose product MGIILNYKDMTPQDEIKYQEALKRVKKIKGFYTHAIVYFIINVMIVIINIQDLKEGESYFQWHNFFTAFFWGIGLVAHGLSVFMPNWIMGQNWENRKIKEFMEKEKANKWEN is encoded by the coding sequence ATGGGAATAATTTTAAATTATAAAGACATGACACCTCAAGACGAAATAAAATACCAAGAAGCTTTAAAACGAGTAAAAAAAATTAAAGGCTTTTACACACATGCAATTGTTTATTTCATAATCAATGTAATGATTGTGATTATCAATATTCAAGATTTAAAAGAAGGAGAAAGTTATTTTCAATGGCATAATTTTTTCACCGCTTTCTTCTGGGGAATTGGTTTAGTAGCTCACGGACTTTCGGTTTTTATGCCCAATTGGATTATGGGGCAAAACTGGGAAAATCGTAAGATTAAGGAATTCATGGAGAAAGAAAAAGCAAATAAATGGGAAAATTAG
- a CDS encoding 2TM domain-containing protein — protein sequence MEPNQLDIEKYNKAKKRVKELKGFYGHLASYVVVIPILIFINLYFSSKHIWFYWPMLGWGTGLFFHAIGVFNIIPFFGKDWDDKKIKEIMEKEKNTKWE from the coding sequence ATGGAACCAAATCAACTGGATATAGAAAAATACAATAAAGCAAAAAAACGAGTAAAAGAATTAAAAGGATTCTATGGACATTTAGCAAGTTATGTGGTAGTAATTCCAATTTTAATATTCATTAACTTATATTTTTCATCTAAACACATTTGGTTTTATTGGCCTATGTTGGGCTGGGGAACAGGTTTGTTTTTTCATGCAATTGGCGTTTTTAATATTATTCCGTTTTTTGGAAAAGACTGGGATGATAAAAAGATTAAGGAAATAATGGAAAAAGAAAAAAACACTAAATGGGAATAA
- a CDS encoding 2TM domain-containing protein, translated as MINKLLKEFPRATFIMLIVFVVLIIIKLLSGGSVGFNEGLAWQFFYTALYGFTLYYANAIIFVKLDDVYQTDRFSRKRIVQGFALSFLASVIVIFILRIVEDVLIEGQTIQLFLANEKPSNYIVSVVITFVVTLAIHAIYFYKAYQENKVKEQKIIAGTASAQFESLKNQIDPHFLFNSLNVLSSLIEENPESAQKFTTSLSKVYRYVLEQKDKELVSVAEELTFAKTYMNLLKMRFENSITFEIPEGFDNEEAKVVPLSLQLLLENCIKHNVASEAKPLHVKISIDNNQLVVANNLQKKEVLSDRKGVGLQNIVNRYAILTKRNVLVEENEQEFKIFLPILTKQVTIMETQNIYNENVAYQRAKEKVEQLKGFYGNLISYCIVIPVLILINVNTSDFQWFWFPMLGWGMGLTFHALETFGYGKSWEERKINELMNKENNNSKNWK; from the coding sequence ATTGTATTTGTAGTTTTAATAATTATAAAATTACTATCTGGAGGTTCCGTTGGATTTAATGAAGGGTTAGCTTGGCAATTTTTCTACACAGCGCTTTATGGATTCACACTTTATTATGCAAATGCCATCATTTTTGTAAAGCTAGATGATGTTTATCAAACAGACAGATTTTCAAGAAAAAGAATTGTCCAAGGATTTGCTCTTTCATTTCTCGCATCAGTAATTGTCATTTTTATTTTACGAATTGTAGAAGATGTATTAATTGAAGGGCAAACAATTCAACTGTTTTTAGCAAATGAAAAACCTTCAAATTACATTGTTTCTGTTGTAATAACGTTTGTTGTCACCTTGGCCATTCATGCGATTTACTTTTACAAAGCGTATCAAGAAAATAAAGTAAAAGAACAAAAAATCATCGCAGGAACGGCTTCGGCACAGTTTGAAAGTTTAAAAAATCAAATCGATCCGCATTTTTTGTTTAATAGTTTGAATGTATTAAGTTCGTTAATCGAAGAAAATCCTGAAAGTGCTCAAAAATTTACGACTTCACTTTCAAAAGTATATCGCTATGTTTTGGAGCAAAAAGACAAAGAATTGGTTTCGGTAGCAGAAGAATTAACCTTTGCCAAAACCTATATGAATTTGCTGAAAATGCGATTTGAAAATAGCATCACATTTGAAATTCCCGAAGGTTTTGATAATGAAGAAGCCAAAGTAGTTCCGTTATCACTACAATTATTGTTAGAAAACTGCATCAAGCATAATGTAGCTAGCGAAGCAAAACCGCTTCATGTAAAAATTAGTATCGATAATAATCAGTTGGTCGTAGCAAATAATCTACAAAAGAAAGAAGTTTTATCAGATCGTAAAGGTGTAGGATTACAAAACATAGTTAATCGGTATGCCATATTAACAAAAAGAAATGTTTTGGTAGAAGAAAACGAACAAGAATTCAAAATTTTTCTACCTATTTTAACCAAACAAGTTACAATTATGGAAACACAAAATATATACAATGAAAATGTAGCGTATCAACGTGCAAAAGAAAAAGTGGAACAATTAAAAGGGTTTTATGGCAATTTAATTTCGTATTGCATCGTAATTCCGGTTTTGATTTTGATTAATGTTAACACTTCAGATTTCCAGTGGTTTTGGTTTCCTATGTTAGGTTGGGGAATGGGATTAACGTTCCACGCTTTAGAAACTTTTGGCTACGGTAAATCATGGGAAGAGCGCAAAATCAATGAATTAATGAACAAAGAAAACAATAATTCTAAAAATTGGAAATAG